The Limosilactobacillus panis DNA segment ACTTGGATACTTTAAAGGCTGATGACAAGATTGTTTCAGCGGGTTCTTGCACCACTAGTTGCCTTGCCCCAATGGCATACTTCCTTAACAAGAACTTCGGTATCAAGGTTGGTACGATGACTACTATCCACGCTTACACTGGTAGCCAAGCTGTCCTTGACCAACCACGTGGCAAGAAGTTCCGTAACAACCGTGCTGCAGCTATTAACACTATTCCTCACTCAAGTGGTGCTGCTAAGGCTATCGGCCTGGTTATTCCTGAATTGAACGGTAAGCTTTCTGGTCACGCACAACGTGTTGCTGTTCCTACTGGTTCTTTGACTGAACTTGTTTCTGTTCTGAACAAGAAGGTCACTGTTGACCAAGTTAACGACGCTATGAAGGAAGCTACTAAGAACAACCCTGCTTACGGTTATACTGAAGACCCAATCGTATCTAGTGATATCATTGGTTCTACTTTCGGTTCTGTATTTGACCCATCTCAAACTGAAATCATGGAAGCTGAAGATGGTACTCAATTAGTTAAGACCGTTGCATGGTACGACAACGAAAACGGCTTTACTAGCAACATGATTCGGACCCTGCTTCACTTTGCTGAACTCTAATCCGACATTTAGCTAAAAGTACTAAACAAAAGGTGGGAGGAGGAAACTCCAACCACTTTTTTTCTTAAAGGAGGAGCTAATAAACATGGCTAAACTTACTGTTGAAGATTTACCATTAGAAGGTAAAAAAGTATTAATGCGTGTTGATTTTAACGTGCCGATTAAGGATGGCGTTGTTGGTGATGACAACCGAATCGTGGCTGCTTTGCCAACGATCAAGTATGTCATTGAACACGGTGGTCGGGCAATCCTCTTCTCCCACTTAGGTCGGGTTAAGATGGAGGAAGACAAGCCAGGCCTGTCAATGCGCCCGGTTGCTGAACGGCTTTCCAACCTACTGAATAAGCCAGTTACCTTTGTTCCTGTAACTGAAGGTAAGCAACTCGAAGATGCCATTGACAACATGAATAACGGTGATGTTCTACTGGTTCAAAACACCCGTTATGAAGATGTTAAGGATGGCAAATATGTCAAGCGTGAATCTGGTAACGACCCTGAATTAGGTAAGTACTGGGCTTCACTCGGTGATGTCTTCATTAATGATGCCTTTGGTACTGCTCACCGGAAGCATGCTTCTAACGTTGGAATTGCCACCAACATGCCAGGCAAGGCTGCCGCTGGTTACCTGATGGAAAAGGAAATCAAGTTCTTGGGGAACGCTGTTGATGACCCACAACGCCCATTCATTGCTATCCTTGGTGGTGCCAAGGTTTCTGACAAGATTGGTGTTATTGACCACTTGTTAGACAAGGCTGATAAGATCATCATTGGTGGTGGGATGGCTTACACCTTCTACGCTGCCAAGGGAATTAAGGTTGGTAACTCCTTAGTTGAAAAGGACAAGATTGATGTTGCCAAGGAAATCCTGGATAAGGCTGGCGACAAGCTGGTACTACCAGTTGACAATGTGGTTGCTGACAAGTTTAATAATGACGCCAACACCAAGGTTGTTGAAGGCGATATTGACGATGGCTGGATGGCCCTTGACATTGGCCCTAAGACTATCAAACTGTATGAAGACGTTCTAAAGGACGCCAAGACGGTTGTTTGGAACGGCCCAATGGGTGTCTTTGAAATGTCTAATTTTGCTAAGGGAACACTGGAAATCGGAAAGTTCCTCGGTACCCTAGACGACGCAACTACCATCGTTGGTGGCGGGGACTCCACTGCTGCCGTTAAGCAGTTGGGTGTTGCTGACAAGTTGACCCACATTTCTACTGGTGGTGGTGCTTCACTGACCTACCTCGAAGGGAAGACTTTGCCAGGAATTGCCGCAATTTCTGAAAAATAATTGATTAGACAAGAGGACACTTTTGGCCTCCTGTGATAATAAATAAGGTTCCACCGCTGAAGATTGTGAAGCGGTGGAACCTCTTTATGTAATGTCCAGGAAATTTAAGAACGGCAACGTGGGCAGTTACTCAAGGGTACTGATCACCCACCAAAATAGGGGGGATTTTATGCGTATTCCGATTATTGCCGGTAACTGGAAAATGAACAAGACCGTTGATGAAGCCGTTACGTTTGTTAAAGAAATTAAGGATCGGCTGCCACCAGCTAACCAATTGCAAACGGCCCTGGCGGCACCAACTCTGTGCCTGATGCCAATGATGCGGGCGGCAACCGGTTCACCACTGAAATTAATGGCGGAAAACTGTTTTTACAAGAATGCTGGGGCCTATACGGGGGAAACGAGTCCTTTTGCTCTGTACCAGGCAGGAATCCACCATGTTATTCTTGGCCATTCTGAACGCCGGAAGTATTTTCATGAGGACGATGAACTGATCAATAAAAAGGTGAAAGCGGCTCTTGACAATGGCCTCTGCCCGATTGTCTGCTGTGATGACACGATGGGACGCCGGATTGCTAAGGATGATAAGGTCCACTGGGTTGTCGGCCGGATTCTTGCTGACTTAAAGGGACTAACCACCAACGATATTCGTAAAGTTACCGTTGCCTATGAGCCCAGCTGGGCAATTGGTAGTGGTCAGAGTGCCAATCCTGACCAGGCTGAGGAGGGGTGTTACCTGATTCGCCAAACAATTAGCGATATGTACGGTGATGCGGTGGCCGATGACGTCCGGATTCTTTACGGTGGGAGTGTCACTCCAGAAAACACCAGTGCACTGATGGCGACCGCTGATATTGATGGTGTCCTTGTTGGTGCGGATAGTCTGGACGCAGAAACTTTTTTAGAAATAGTTAACCATTAAATGCTTGTTTTTAGTTGTGCAAAATAATACAATGTTAATGAAGTAGCGCGATTGCTATCGAATTTAAGACAGAGGAGAGATTCATCAAATGTCACTTATTACAGATATTTATGCACGTGAAGTTCTTGATTCACGTGGTAACCCAACCGTTGAAGCTGAAGTTTATACTGAAGCTGGCGGTGTTGGCCGTGGAATTGTTCCATCAGGTGCTTCTACTGGTGAACACGAAGCCGTTGAACTTCGTGATGGCGACAAGAACCGTTTTGGCGGCAAGGGTGTACTGAAGGCCGTTGCTAATGTTAATGACGTTATTGCTAAAGAAATCGTGGGGATGGAAGTTACTGACCAAATCGCCATCGACAAGGCAATGATTAAGTTAGACGGTACTCCTAACAAGGGTAAGCTTGGTGCCAATGCTATCTTGGCCGTTTCATTAGCTGCTGCACGGGCCGCTGCTGATGAATTGCAAGTACCTCTTTACAACTACCTTGGTGGTTTCAATGCGCACGTATTGCCAACACCAATGATGAACGTTATCAACGGTGGTGCCCACTCCGATAACAAGGTTGACTTCCAAGAATTCATGATCATGCCAGTTGGTGCACCAACTGTTCGTGAAGCCATTCGTTGGGGCTCCGAAACTTTCCACGCCCTGAAGAAGGAATTGGAAGACGCTGGTAAGGTAACCTCTGTTGGTGACGAAGGTGGATTTGCTCCTGACTTTGCTAACAATGAAGAACCATTCGAATACCTCCTGAAGGCTATTAAGGATGCTGGTTACAAGCCAGGTAAGGATATTGCCATCGCCTTTGACGTGGCCGCTTCCGAACTCTGGGATGACGACACCAAGAAGTACAAGCTTCGTTGGTCCACCGGTGAAGAATACACCACTGACGAATGGATTAAGTTCCTTTCTGGAATTATTGAAAAGTACCCAATCGTTTCTGTTGAAGACCCAATTGACGAAAACAACTGGGATGACTGGGTAACCTTAACCAAGGAACTTGGTAAGAAGGTTCAATTAGTTGGTGACGACTTCTTCGTAACCAACACTGATTACCTGAAGAAGGGTATCAAGATGGGTGCTGCTAACTCCATCCTGATCAAGTTGAACCAGATTGGTACTTTGACCGAAACTGTTGAAGCTATCGAAATGGCTAAGGAAGCCGGCTACACGGCTATTGTTTCCCACCGTTCTGGTGAAACTGAAGATACGACAATCGCTGACCTGGTTGTTGCTACTAACGCCGGTCAAATCAAGACTGGTTCCATGAGCCGGACTGACCGTCTTGCTAAGTACAACCAATTGATGCGGATCGAAGACAACCTTGGCGATGTTGCTCAATACAAGGGCATTCACTCCTTCTACAACCTGAGTGAACAAGCTCGTCAAGATATTGAAAACCGTTAATTTAAGTAATTAATTGGCCAGGTGGCCTTACTAATCTGGAGAACGACCAGGTTGGTGAGGCTACTTTTGTTTTTAAATGATAATGCTGGCAGACTAAATTATTGAAACCGCTTCGTTTTTGGTTGACCTGCGCTATAATGTTAAGGAATGGTCGTTTAGGACCGACCAACAGAGGAGGAAATACGATGGCCAAAGAGATTAAAGGGATTGCCGCTAGTGAAGGGATTGGAATTGCCCCGGTTTACCGCCTGGTGGAACCCGACCTACATTACCAGAAGCGGCGGGTCAATAATACCTTGACGGAATACAAGCGGGTGCTACAGGCGTTCAATGAATCCACCGATGAATTACGGCGCATTAAGAAAAACGCTCGCGGGCGCCTCGCTGATGAAGACCTCCAAGTATTTGATGCCCATATCGCCATTCTTTCGGACCCCGAGTTACTCGGCCAGGTTAAGCAGCTGATTGACCAGCAGCAACTATGTGCCGAAGAGGCGGTTGACCGGGTAACCAGCCGCTTTGCTCAGACCATGGTCCAGATGACCGACCCCTACTTTAAAGAACGGGCTGGTGACGTTAAGGATGTTGCCAAACGGGCCATGGCTAACTTGATGGGCAAGAAGCTCCCGGACATTTCAACAATCGATCATCCGGTAATCCTTGTTGCCCATGAAGTGACCCCCTCTGATACTTCGCAGATGGATAAGAAATTCATCAAGGGTATTGTTACAGATATCGGTGGGCGGACCAGCCATGCCGCTATTATGGCCCGGACGCTGCGGATCCCGGCGGTGGTCGGGACGGAACACGCGGCCGAATTAACCCGGGATGGCCAACTGATGGTTGTCGATGGCCTTCGCGGGGTTGTCTTCGTCGAACCAACTCAGGACAAGGTTACGAGCTACCGGGACAAGGCTCACGAACTGACGGAGGAGCGGCAAAACTGGGCCCAGCTAGTTAATGCGCCCTCTGTCTCCAAAAACGGTCAGCGCTTCGCCATTGAGGCTAATATTGGTAATCCTGATGATGTTGCAGATGCTACCCGGCAGGGAGCGGATGGGGTTGGCCTCTTTCGCTCGGAATTTCTCTACATGGAAAGCGACCATATGCCAACCGAAGAAGAGCAGTTTACTGCCTACCGCCAAGCCGTAAGCGGGGTGGAAGGCAAACCCGTTGTGGTGCGGACCCTTGATATCGGGGGCGATAAGCCCTTGCCGTACCTTCCCTTGCCACGGGAAATGAACCCCTTCTTAGGTTACCGGGCTATCCGGATTAGTCTTCAGCACCCGGACATGTTTAAAACCCAACTACGGGCTCTGATTCGGGCTTCGCAGTTTGGCCCCCTTTCCATCATGTTTCCGATGATCGGGACGATTGCTGAACTGCGGGCAGCAGAAAAAATCTTTAATGAGTGCCGGTCAGAGCTCCAGGCGGACCAGCCGGGGCTCGGTGACGACATCAAGTTGGGAATGATGATTGAGGTTCCCCTAGCGGCAATCAACGCTGACCAGTTTGCAAAGGAGGTTGACTTCTTCAGCATCGGGACGAATGACCTGATTCAGTACAACTTTGCTGCCGACCGGGGGAATGATGCGGTGGCTAACCTCTACCAGCCACTCAATCCGGCCTTCCTGGGGCTGATCCAACACGTGATTGATGCCGGTCACCGTCATAATACCAAGGTGGCGATGTGCGGCGAGATGGCGGGTGACCGCTTGGCACTACCCCTGTTAATGGGGATGGGGCTGGATGAGTATTCCATGTCCGCTCCTTCAATCCTCCAAACCCGGATGATGATGAGCAAGCTCGACACGCAGAAGTGCAGCGACCTGGTTAATGAGGCAGTTAATAATTGCGTCACTAATGAAGAAGTCGAGCAACTGGTCCGTGACTGGCTGGCTAACAACTAAGCGAAGAAATGACAATAATAGCTAGTGAAGCTAATTTAAATTATTTTTACCAGCTGTTTTGCTTTTTAAATAAAGTGTCAACTGAACTTTCCACTAATAAGTTAAAAAATGATGAGAAGAATATAGAAAATCACGGGAAACTATAATATACTTTGTAACTGTTAACTGATTACGGAAGGGAATCGATTAGTATGAAGAATTCAGCACCGAAGTTGCGTCGGTCGATGACTGCCGGCCAGATGGAAATGATTTCACTTGGTGGTGCCATCGGGGTCGGTCTATTTATGGGGGCCACTTCCACAATCAAGTGGACGGGACCGTCTGTCCTGCTGGCGTACGCCTTTGTTGGTTTAATCTTGTATATCGTGATGCGGGCGCTCGGGGAGATGATTTACATTAACCCCGGGACCGGGTCGTTTGCTGACTACGCAACCGAGTACGTTCACCCTTTAGCTGGTTACATCGCTAAGTGGGCAAACGTCTTCGAATACATTGTCGTTGGGATGTCGGAAGTAGTGGCCGCCACGGAATACCTTAAATATTGGTGGCCCCACATGCATACCTGGATTGCCGGAATTGTCATCATTATTTTCTTGGTTCTGGCTAACCTTGCCAGTGCGAAAGCCTATGGTTCACTGGAATTCTGGTTTGCAATGATTAAGGTGATTACAATTATCTTCATGATTATTCTTGGCTTCTTGGTAATCTTCTTTGGCTTCGGGAACGGCGGCAAGCCAACCGGCTTTAGCAACCTCTGGTCCCACGGTGGCTTCTTTACTGGCGGGGTGAGCGGATTCTTCTTCTCCATGTCGATTATTGTTGGTTCGTACGAAGGAATTGAACTGCTGGGAATTTCCGCTGGTGAAGTTGCCAACCCCCAAAAGGCAATTGTTAAGTCCGTTAAGTCCGTTTTGTTCCGAATTTTGATTTTCTACATTGGCGCAATCTTTGTAATTGTTACAATTTACCCGTGGAATAAGCTGAGCAGTGTTGGTTCACCATTCGTTTCTACCTTTGCCAAGGTGGGAATTACGGCGGCCGCTTCCATTATTAACTTTGTTGTGCTAACGGCGGCGCTTTCGGGGGCAAACTCTGGAATTTACAGTTCCAGCCGGATGCTCTTTAAATTGGCTCACGAAGGGGATGCACCAAGTATCTTTGGTCGCCTTTCCAAGCGGGTCGTTCCAGATGCCGCTATCTTAGGAATTTCAGGTGGAATCCTAGTTGGTTTTATCGTTGATATTGTTGCGTCTATTTACAGTAAGTCTACGGCAGACATGTTCGTGATTGTCTTCAGCTCGTCTGTCCTTCCGGGGATGATTCCCTGGTTTGTCATCCTACTGGCGGAACTGCGCTTCCGGCACAACAACCCCGATTTAATGACGAATCACCCGTTTAAGCTGCCACTGTACCCATTCTCCAACTACTTCGCCTTTATCATGTTGATCGTCATTGTGGTCTTCATGTTCATCAACCCGGATACCCGGGTATCGGTCATTGTGGGGGCAGTGGTTCTCATCCTGGCAGTCCTGATTTACCTCTTGCGGCATGGCTTGAGCCGGGAAAAGGCTTAAAAATTTAGACTAAGGAGCACTAGTATAATGACGGTGCTCTTTTTTTATTTGCGGGGGCGTGGCACTTGGCCGCTTTTGTAGTACAATATCCTTTAGCTTATTCTGAAGGGACCTATTTATGAACAGAGGAGAATTTATTCATCGTCATAACCAGCTCGTCCAGGTTTTGTGCGCCATCTTAATTGGCCTTTTGACGGGCCTCGTGGTTAGCGTCTTTCGCCTATCCATCCAACACTTGCTGGGCTTTGTCACGGTTAGTTTCCGCTACTTTCACCACCACCCAACGGGGCTGATTTGGTGGGCACTGGCTTCCGTGATTTTGGCTCTAATCCTGGGAATCATGACCCAGCGTTACCCGAATATCAAGGGGTCCGGGATTCCGCAGATTGAGGGGCAGTTGACTAGTCAGTTTGACGAAAAATGGTGGCCGGTCCTCTGGCGAAAGTTCATCGGGGGAATCCTGGCGATTGGGTCCGGGCTCTACCTCGGTCGGGAAGGACCGTCAATCCAACTCGGGGCCGCAGTTGGCCAGGGGTTGGCCGAGAGCTTCCACGCTGGCAAGCTAAACCGCCAGCTGGGGATTGCCAGTGGGGCCGCTGCCGGTTTGGCCGCTGCCTTTAACGCCCCGATTGCCAGCACGATCTTTATCTTGGAGGAGGTTTACCACAACTTTTCGCCTTTGATTTGGCTGGCGACCTTTGTCAGTTCCCTGTGCTCCAACATGGTGTCGATGACCTTCTTTGGCTTGCAGCCGGTATTAGCGGTGCCCTATCACCACATGCTACCGACAGGCCTCTATTGGCAGCTGGTCGTCCTTGGCCTGGTACTGGGCCTGTTAGGGCGTTTCTACCAGGTGATCATTTTGAACCTTGATAAGTGGACCGGGAAGCTGAAGTGGGTTCCCCCTTACGCGTATCCCGTATTACCGTTTCTGTTAGTCATGCCGGTTGCCTGGTACTTCCCGCTCACCCTGGGTGGGGGGAACCAGCTGATCACCGGGCTGACCAACCTCCCGTTTTCGTTGAGCCTATTTGTCGGACTTTTCGTCCTCCGCTTTGTCTTTTCAATGATTAGTTATAGCTCACAGCTTCCCGGGGGAATCTTTTTACCGATCCTGACCCTGGGAGCTGTACTGGGGGCCGTCTACTGTGCTTTGATGGTTCGCTTGGGCTTGCTGCCGGTTCGCTACCTACCGAACTTTATTATTTACGCGATGGCTGGTTACTTTGCCTGCATCAGTAAGGCCCCCTTTACCGCCATTTTGCTGATTACGGAAATGGTCGGCTCACTGGCCCACCTGATGCCCCTGGCAATCGTGGCCATGGTCGCTTACCTGGT contains these protein-coding regions:
- the gap gene encoding type I glyceraldehyde-3-phosphate dehydrogenase; the protein is MTVKIGINGFGRIGRLAFRRIHELNTDDIEVVAINDLTSPEMLAYLLKYDSTQGRFNGEVSATDKGIVVDGKEYPVYAERDARNIPWVKNDGVDFVLECTGFYTSAEKSQAHLDAGAKRVLISAPAGNIPTVVPGVNLDTLKADDKIVSAGSCTTSCLAPMAYFLNKNFGIKVGTMTTIHAYTGSQAVLDQPRGKKFRNNRAAAINTIPHSSGAAKAIGLVIPELNGKLSGHAQRVAVPTGSLTELVSVLNKKVTVDQVNDAMKEATKNNPAYGYTEDPIVSSDIIGSTFGSVFDPSQTEIMEAEDGTQLVKTVAWYDNENGFTSNMIRTLLHFAEL
- a CDS encoding phosphoglycerate kinase; the protein is MAKLTVEDLPLEGKKVLMRVDFNVPIKDGVVGDDNRIVAALPTIKYVIEHGGRAILFSHLGRVKMEEDKPGLSMRPVAERLSNLLNKPVTFVPVTEGKQLEDAIDNMNNGDVLLVQNTRYEDVKDGKYVKRESGNDPELGKYWASLGDVFINDAFGTAHRKHASNVGIATNMPGKAAAGYLMEKEIKFLGNAVDDPQRPFIAILGGAKVSDKIGVIDHLLDKADKIIIGGGMAYTFYAAKGIKVGNSLVEKDKIDVAKEILDKAGDKLVLPVDNVVADKFNNDANTKVVEGDIDDGWMALDIGPKTIKLYEDVLKDAKTVVWNGPMGVFEMSNFAKGTLEIGKFLGTLDDATTIVGGGDSTAAVKQLGVADKLTHISTGGGASLTYLEGKTLPGIAAISEK
- the tpiA gene encoding triose-phosphate isomerase; the encoded protein is MRIPIIAGNWKMNKTVDEAVTFVKEIKDRLPPANQLQTALAAPTLCLMPMMRAATGSPLKLMAENCFYKNAGAYTGETSPFALYQAGIHHVILGHSERRKYFHEDDELINKKVKAALDNGLCPIVCCDDTMGRRIAKDDKVHWVVGRILADLKGLTTNDIRKVTVAYEPSWAIGSGQSANPDQAEEGCYLIRQTISDMYGDAVADDVRILYGGSVTPENTSALMATADIDGVLVGADSLDAETFLEIVNH
- the eno gene encoding phosphopyruvate hydratase, which codes for MSLITDIYAREVLDSRGNPTVEAEVYTEAGGVGRGIVPSGASTGEHEAVELRDGDKNRFGGKGVLKAVANVNDVIAKEIVGMEVTDQIAIDKAMIKLDGTPNKGKLGANAILAVSLAAARAAADELQVPLYNYLGGFNAHVLPTPMMNVINGGAHSDNKVDFQEFMIMPVGAPTVREAIRWGSETFHALKKELEDAGKVTSVGDEGGFAPDFANNEEPFEYLLKAIKDAGYKPGKDIAIAFDVAASELWDDDTKKYKLRWSTGEEYTTDEWIKFLSGIIEKYPIVSVEDPIDENNWDDWVTLTKELGKKVQLVGDDFFVTNTDYLKKGIKMGAANSILIKLNQIGTLTETVEAIEMAKEAGYTAIVSHRSGETEDTTIADLVVATNAGQIKTGSMSRTDRLAKYNQLMRIEDNLGDVAQYKGIHSFYNLSEQARQDIENR
- the ptsP gene encoding phosphoenolpyruvate--protein phosphotransferase: MAKEIKGIAASEGIGIAPVYRLVEPDLHYQKRRVNNTLTEYKRVLQAFNESTDELRRIKKNARGRLADEDLQVFDAHIAILSDPELLGQVKQLIDQQQLCAEEAVDRVTSRFAQTMVQMTDPYFKERAGDVKDVAKRAMANLMGKKLPDISTIDHPVILVAHEVTPSDTSQMDKKFIKGIVTDIGGRTSHAAIMARTLRIPAVVGTEHAAELTRDGQLMVVDGLRGVVFVEPTQDKVTSYRDKAHELTEERQNWAQLVNAPSVSKNGQRFAIEANIGNPDDVADATRQGADGVGLFRSEFLYMESDHMPTEEEQFTAYRQAVSGVEGKPVVVRTLDIGGDKPLPYLPLPREMNPFLGYRAIRISLQHPDMFKTQLRALIRASQFGPLSIMFPMIGTIAELRAAEKIFNECRSELQADQPGLGDDIKLGMMIEVPLAAINADQFAKEVDFFSIGTNDLIQYNFAADRGNDAVANLYQPLNPAFLGLIQHVIDAGHRHNTKVAMCGEMAGDRLALPLLMGMGLDEYSMSAPSILQTRMMMSKLDTQKCSDLVNEAVNNCVTNEEVEQLVRDWLANN
- a CDS encoding amino acid permease gives rise to the protein MKNSAPKLRRSMTAGQMEMISLGGAIGVGLFMGATSTIKWTGPSVLLAYAFVGLILYIVMRALGEMIYINPGTGSFADYATEYVHPLAGYIAKWANVFEYIVVGMSEVVAATEYLKYWWPHMHTWIAGIVIIIFLVLANLASAKAYGSLEFWFAMIKVITIIFMIILGFLVIFFGFGNGGKPTGFSNLWSHGGFFTGGVSGFFFSMSIIVGSYEGIELLGISAGEVANPQKAIVKSVKSVLFRILIFYIGAIFVIVTIYPWNKLSSVGSPFVSTFAKVGITAAASIINFVVLTAALSGANSGIYSSSRMLFKLAHEGDAPSIFGRLSKRVVPDAAILGISGGILVGFIVDIVASIYSKSTADMFVIVFSSSVLPGMIPWFVILLAELRFRHNNPDLMTNHPFKLPLYPFSNYFAFIMLIVIVVFMFINPDTRVSVIVGAVVLILAVLIYLLRHGLSREKA
- a CDS encoding ClC family H(+)/Cl(-) exchange transporter translates to MNRGEFIHRHNQLVQVLCAILIGLLTGLVVSVFRLSIQHLLGFVTVSFRYFHHHPTGLIWWALASVILALILGIMTQRYPNIKGSGIPQIEGQLTSQFDEKWWPVLWRKFIGGILAIGSGLYLGREGPSIQLGAAVGQGLAESFHAGKLNRQLGIASGAAAGLAAAFNAPIASTIFILEEVYHNFSPLIWLATFVSSLCSNMVSMTFFGLQPVLAVPYHHMLPTGLYWQLVVLGLVLGLLGRFYQVIILNLDKWTGKLKWVPPYAYPVLPFLLVMPVAWYFPLTLGGGNQLITGLTNLPFSLSLFVGLFVLRFVFSMISYSSQLPGGIFLPILTLGAVLGAVYCALMVRLGLLPVRYLPNFIIYAMAGYFACISKAPFTAILLITEMVGSLAHLMPLAIVAMVAYLVVDGLHGEPVYTAMFNNFIGKHTPAVQHEVEMSVTIYAGSILDGKKIADFVWPYSSIVTTIYRGEERIIPNGQTVLAAGDTIIVHAVQTNNNQAYKRISRAAHYANV